From [Clostridium] symbiosum, a single genomic window includes:
- the cas3 gene encoding CRISPR-associated helicase Cas3' gives MEYLAHISEDKNREQSIKNHLEGTALLAEKFANEFGYGDWGYFCGKLHDIGKYSAKFQRRIKGSGETADHATAGAQLCLQLGKQKGGFYVAPAYCIAGHHAGLPDTGTSADTGERGTFLGRMKKKIEDYGAYQEEISVPPLSPPVFTRDGKTDPTFTMSFLIRMLYSCLVDADYLDTEDFMKDGGTGRMAGECIPVLLEKLNRHIEKWVVNEEKDTINGRRTEILKYCIEQGKKEKGLFRLTVPTGGGKTVASLAFALNHAAEHGMKRVIYVIPYTSIIEQNANVFSDILGKENVLEHHSGIDYESTEELKPKQLATENWDLPVIVTTNVQFFESLFSNKSSKCRKLHNIANSVIIFDEAQMLPNDYLLPCIAAMEELIRHYESSIVLCTATQPSLKPFFPEDLHYTELCPRMEEQFRFFKRASFKNLGKIPEDELLERLRTEEQALCILNTKNNVQKLYEKIKGEGVYHLSTFMYPNHRQNRLKDIRERLEKGKKCIVIATSLVEAGVDLDFQSVYRELAGVDSMIQAAGRCNREGNRPAQTSFAYYFQLEESRKIPGQELQIETARQVIRNHEDIASLEAVQDYFTRLYRFKGSALDKKNILDEFQKGRFAFSTVGREFKLIEQNTKTILIPIEERAKEIAEELRLKGVSKKLIREAGQYCVNIYDNLFQKLYGAGMVVGVSEELKEEFFVLKDCGNYSEETGLQIHVELGTGVWL, from the coding sequence ATGGAATACCTTGCGCATATCAGCGAAGATAAAAATCGGGAGCAAAGCATAAAAAATCATTTAGAGGGAACGGCCCTCCTGGCAGAGAAGTTTGCAAATGAGTTCGGTTATGGAGACTGGGGCTATTTCTGCGGGAAGCTCCACGACATCGGGAAATATTCGGCTAAATTTCAGAGGCGTATCAAAGGCAGCGGCGAGACAGCAGATCATGCTACGGCGGGAGCACAACTATGCCTGCAATTGGGCAAACAAAAAGGCGGTTTCTATGTCGCCCCTGCGTACTGTATTGCTGGCCATCACGCCGGCCTTCCGGACACGGGAACGAGCGCGGATACGGGAGAAAGAGGAACCTTCCTGGGCAGGATGAAGAAGAAAATAGAAGACTATGGGGCATATCAAGAGGAGATATCAGTACCTCCTCTTTCACCCCCTGTTTTTACGAGGGATGGGAAGACAGATCCTACCTTTACCATGAGCTTTCTCATCCGCATGCTGTATTCCTGCCTCGTGGATGCCGATTATCTTGATACAGAGGACTTCATGAAGGACGGCGGTACAGGCCGGATGGCGGGAGAATGTATCCCGGTACTTTTGGAGAAGTTGAATCGCCATATCGAGAAATGGGTTGTAAATGAAGAAAAGGATACGATCAACGGGCGAAGGACGGAGATACTTAAATACTGTATCGAGCAGGGAAAGAAAGAGAAGGGGCTGTTTCGCCTGACCGTTCCGACCGGGGGTGGAAAGACGGTGGCGTCTCTGGCATTTGCCCTGAACCATGCGGCGGAGCATGGGATGAAGCGTGTCATCTACGTGATTCCGTATACCAGCATCATCGAGCAGAACGCAAATGTATTCAGCGATATTCTGGGGAAAGAAAATGTTCTGGAACATCATAGCGGTATTGATTATGAAAGCACGGAGGAACTGAAGCCAAAGCAGCTGGCGACGGAAAACTGGGATCTGCCTGTCATTGTGACGACGAATGTCCAGTTCTTCGAGTCTCTATTTTCCAATAAATCTTCGAAATGCAGAAAATTACATAACATTGCGAACAGCGTTATTATCTTTGACGAGGCGCAGATGCTTCCGAATGATTATCTATTACCGTGTATTGCCGCAATGGAGGAGTTGATCCGGCACTATGAGAGCAGCATTGTGCTGTGTACGGCGACTCAGCCATCTTTGAAACCATTCTTTCCAGAGGATTTGCATTATACGGAGCTGTGTCCGCGCATGGAAGAACAGTTTCGCTTTTTCAAGAGAGCCAGCTTTAAAAATTTAGGAAAAATACCGGAGGACGAGCTCTTAGAAAGGCTGAGAACGGAAGAACAGGCGCTGTGTATTTTGAATACAAAAAATAACGTACAAAAGCTGTATGAGAAAATCAAGGGGGAGGGAGTCTATCACCTTTCAACCTTCATGTATCCCAATCACCGCCAGAATCGCCTGAAAGATATACGGGAGAGATTAGAGAAAGGAAAAAAATGTATTGTCATTGCCACCAGTCTGGTGGAGGCCGGCGTGGATCTGGATTTTCAGAGCGTCTACAGGGAACTGGCCGGCGTGGATTCCATGATACAGGCGGCAGGCCGGTGCAACAGAGAGGGGAACCGGCCTGCCCAGACCAGCTTTGCCTATTATTTTCAGTTGGAAGAGTCCAGAAAGATTCCAGGACAGGAACTGCAGATCGAAACGGCAAGACAGGTAATCCGAAATCATGAAGACATAGCTTCCCTCGAGGCGGTTCAGGATTATTTTACCAGATTATATCGTTTTAAAGGATCTGCCCTGGACAAAAAGAATATTTTAGATGAATTCCAAAAAGGCCGGTTTGCTTTTTCCACGGTCGGAAGAGAATTTAAACTGATCGAGCAGAATACAAAAACAATTTTGATTCCGATCGAAGAACGTGCCAAAGAAATTGCGGAGGAATTGAGGTTGAAAGGGGTGTCAAAAAAATTAATCCGGGAGGCGGGACAATATTGCGTTAATATTTATGATAATCTTTTTCAAAAATTGTATGGCGCCGGGATGGTTGTTGGGGTATCGGAGGAGTTGAAAGAAGAGTTTTTTGTTTTAAAGGACTGTGGGAATTATTCGGAAGAGACTGGCTTGCAGATTCATGTGGAGCTGGGGACGGGGGTGTGGTTGTAA
- the cas5c gene encoding type I-C CRISPR-associated protein Cas5c, with amino-acid sequence MSVGVRVKVWGDYALFSRPEMKVERCSYDIMTPSAARGILEAIYWHPGLAWRIDRIHVMKPIQFTSIRRNEVKSKVSASNALSVYNGAKKELFISSKEEIVQRASLLLKDVEYVIEAHFEMTDRANDSDNPGKFKDIITRRLKRGECYHTPYFGCREFPVNFCLYDDEIHGAYEVVEEKDLGFMLFDMDYSNPEDIQPMFFRAVMRRGVVDLRDCEVIR; translated from the coding sequence ATGAGTGTGGGAGTCAGAGTGAAAGTCTGGGGTGATTATGCACTTTTTTCCCGCCCAGAGATGAAAGTGGAACGTTGCAGCTATGATATCATGACGCCGTCTGCCGCCCGGGGAATTCTGGAGGCCATCTACTGGCATCCGGGCTTGGCGTGGAGAATCGACCGCATTCACGTCATGAAACCGATTCAGTTCACCTCTATCCGACGGAATGAGGTCAAGAGCAAGGTTTCGGCGAGCAATGCGCTTTCTGTCTATAACGGGGCTAAAAAGGAATTGTTCATCAGCAGCAAAGAGGAGATTGTCCAGAGAGCTTCGCTGCTTTTAAAGGACGTGGAGTATGTCATAGAGGCTCATTTTGAAATGACGGATCGAGCAAATGACAGTGACAATCCGGGAAAGTTTAAGGACATTATCACGAGGCGGCTAAAGCGGGGAGAATGTTACCATACACCCTATTTTGGCTGCCGGGAATTTCCGGTCAATTTCTGTCTCTATGATGATGAGATTCATGGAGCCTATGAGGTAGTGGAAGAAAAGGATCTGGGATTTATGCTCTTCGACATGGATTACTCAAATCCAGAGGATATACAGCCGATGTTCTTTCGGGCTGTCATGCGCCGGGGTGTTGTGGATTTGAGGGACTGCGAGGTGATTCGATGA
- the cas8c gene encoding type I-C CRISPR-associated protein Cas8c/Csd1, whose translation MILQALVKHYETLAEQGKVSRQGWCRAKVTYALDIDAEGRLLGLIPLKQEEERGKKTVWVPQMMEVPEMAARSSGVSANFLCDNSKYLLGIDKDGSGKRVLECFQAAREKHESILEQVQSKAAVAVKNFFKNWDPMKAKENPELLENWEDITAGGNLIFYVETQYAQEDPDIRDAWDEALLAAGNENQAICLVTGKKAEISRIHTVIRGVQGAQSSGAALVSFNAPSFESYGKEQSFNAPVGKYAMFAYTTALGYLLSQRKYIFMLGDTTILFWAEDGEELYQDLFLGAMEPTDDNQEALRGIFSNLQAGRGIDVDGIQINPEQKFYILGLAPNAARLSVRFFYENHFGTILSNIKKHYEQMEIIRPSWDKIEFPGAWRVLFETVNQKSKEKKPQPNMAASVFESILSGKKYPESLYSNVLIRIRAEQGRITRGRAAIIKACLIRNHGKQWTEEGCFVGLNEQCKDVAYVLGREFAVLEAIQEDANPGINATIKDRYFNSACAAPASVFPILLKLKNSHIRKLETGKRIFYEKMLTGLEGMIEVEEECPLAFPRRLSLEEQGMFILGYYHQVQKRFEKKEEK comes from the coding sequence ATGATACTGCAGGCGTTGGTAAAGCACTATGAGACTTTAGCGGAGCAGGGAAAAGTGTCGAGACAGGGGTGGTGTCGGGCAAAGGTGACCTATGCGCTGGACATCGACGCAGAAGGCAGACTGCTGGGGCTGATTCCACTCAAGCAGGAAGAGGAGCGGGGAAAAAAGACGGTCTGGGTGCCGCAGATGATGGAAGTGCCGGAGATGGCGGCCCGTTCTTCAGGAGTATCGGCAAATTTTTTGTGTGATAATTCCAAATATCTACTGGGGATCGATAAGGATGGAAGCGGCAAACGCGTTTTAGAATGTTTTCAGGCAGCTAGAGAAAAGCATGAGTCCATTCTTGAACAAGTACAGAGCAAGGCCGCTGTGGCGGTGAAAAATTTCTTTAAGAATTGGGATCCCATGAAAGCGAAGGAAAATCCGGAACTGCTTGAGAATTGGGAAGACATTACGGCTGGCGGAAATCTGATTTTTTATGTGGAAACGCAGTACGCGCAGGAAGATCCGGATATACGTGATGCCTGGGATGAAGCTCTTTTGGCAGCTGGAAACGAGAACCAAGCAATTTGCCTTGTGACCGGAAAGAAGGCGGAGATTTCCCGGATTCATACTGTGATTCGGGGGGTTCAGGGCGCACAGTCCAGCGGGGCGGCATTGGTGTCTTTCAACGCACCATCCTTTGAGTCCTATGGAAAAGAGCAGAGTTTTAACGCACCAGTCGGGAAATATGCGATGTTTGCCTATACGACGGCGCTAGGTTACTTGCTCTCTCAGAGAAAATACATCTTTATGCTGGGAGATACGACGATTCTCTTTTGGGCGGAGGATGGCGAGGAGCTCTATCAGGATCTATTTCTGGGGGCAATGGAGCCGACGGACGACAACCAGGAGGCACTGAGGGGGATTTTTTCCAACCTGCAGGCCGGGCGGGGGATTGATGTAGACGGAATCCAGATCAATCCGGAGCAGAAATTCTACATACTGGGGCTGGCCCCCAATGCGGCGCGGCTGTCGGTCAGGTTCTTTTACGAGAATCACTTTGGAACAATTTTGTCCAATATCAAAAAGCACTATGAACAGATGGAAATCATTAGGCCGTCCTGGGACAAAATTGAATTTCCGGGTGCCTGGAGGGTGCTTTTCGAGACCGTAAACCAGAAATCCAAGGAAAAGAAACCGCAGCCCAACATGGCGGCATCGGTGTTTGAATCGATTTTGTCTGGGAAAAAGTACCCGGAAAGCTTATACAGCAATGTGCTGATACGGATTCGCGCGGAACAGGGGAGAATCACCCGTGGGCGCGCGGCGATTATAAAGGCCTGTTTGATTCGGAATCACGGAAAACAATGGACAGAGGAGGGGTGCTTTGTGGGATTAAATGAACAATGTAAGGATGTGGCTTATGTATTGGGGAGGGAATTTGCTGTGCTGGAGGCCATTCAGGAGGACGCCAATCCTGGAATCAATGCGACGATTAAAGATCGGTATTTTAACTCGGCCTGTGCGGCGCCGGCGTCGGTATTTCCTATTTTGTTGAAGCTGAAAAACAGTCATATCCGAAAATTGGAGACCGGGAAACGGATTTTTTATGAAAAAATGCTAACCGGACTCGAGGGGATGATCGAGGTGGAAGAGGAATGTCCTTTAGCCTTTCCGCGGAGATTGTCCTTGGAAGAACAGGGGATGTTTATATTGGGATATTACCATCAGGTTCAGAAGCGTTTCGAGAAAAAGGAGGAGAAGTAA
- the cas7c gene encoding type I-C CRISPR-associated protein Cas7/Csd2: MGEVIKNRYEFVVLFDVENGNPNGDPDAGNMPRIDPESGYGLVTDVCLKRKIRNYVEIVKEEEEGYQIYIKENIPLNRSDSKAFEYLKIDESKTKDLKKNDPEADQKIRDFMCKNFFDIRTFGAVMTTFVKASLNCGQVRGPVQLGFARSIDPIVSQEVTITRVAITTEKDAGNKSTEMGRKNIVPYGLYRVEGYISANLARKVTGFSEEDLELLWEAIINMFEHDHSAARGKMAVRELIVFKHSKELGDCPAYKLFEAVEVKKKDEILYPRKYQDYEVTVHEELIPDTVEVIRKI, encoded by the coding sequence ATGGGTGAAGTGATTAAAAACAGGTACGAATTTGTCGTATTGTTTGATGTGGAAAATGGCAATCCGAACGGAGATCCGGATGCCGGAAATATGCCGAGAATCGATCCAGAGAGCGGATACGGACTGGTGACGGATGTCTGCTTAAAGAGAAAAATCCGTAATTATGTGGAGATTGTGAAAGAAGAGGAGGAAGGATACCAGATCTATATAAAAGAGAATATTCCGTTGAACCGGAGCGACAGCAAGGCATTTGAGTACTTAAAGATTGACGAGTCCAAAACAAAGGATTTAAAGAAAAATGATCCCGAGGCAGACCAGAAAATCAGAGATTTCATGTGTAAGAACTTCTTTGATATCCGGACATTTGGCGCAGTTATGACTACATTTGTAAAGGCTTCTCTAAACTGCGGCCAGGTGAGGGGGCCTGTGCAGTTGGGCTTTGCCCGAAGTATTGACCCAATTGTGAGCCAGGAAGTGACGATCACGCGAGTGGCTATTACAACGGAAAAGGATGCGGGGAATAAGAGTACGGAGATGGGCAGAAAGAATATCGTGCCTTACGGACTCTACCGTGTGGAGGGATATATTTCTGCCAATCTTGCCAGAAAAGTGACCGGCTTTTCGGAGGAGGATCTGGAACTCTTGTGGGAGGCAATTATCAATATGTTCGAACACGATCATTCGGCGGCAAGGGGAAAGATGGCTGTTCGGGAATTAATTGTATTCAAACACAGTAAAGAATTGGGAGATTGTCCTGCTTATAAGTTGTTTGAGGCCGTGGAAGTAAAGAAAAAGGACGAAATTCTCTATCCGAGAAAGTACCAGGACTATGAGGTTACGGTTCACGAAGAGCTGATTCCGGATACGGTGGAGGTAATCAGAAAGATATAA
- the cas4 gene encoding CRISPR-associated protein Cas4 produces MEYREEDYLMISGIQHFVFCRRQWALIHIEQQWAENVHTVTGELMHKKAHDPYLTENRKEVLIARALPVSSRTLGASGECDVVEFHRSEDGVHLHGHRGLYSIYPIEYKKGKPKISEEDILQLAAQTICLEEMFSTVIPEAAIFYGETRRRELIEMTDDLRDRVRDMFQEMHQYYERRYTPKVRWSKSCNGCSLKDICLPKLGKTMPVGAYIKQALEEEK; encoded by the coding sequence GTGGAATATAGGGAAGAAGATTATTTGATGATATCCGGTATCCAGCATTTCGTGTTTTGCCGCAGGCAGTGGGCCTTGATTCATATTGAGCAGCAATGGGCGGAAAATGTGCATACAGTTACGGGAGAGTTGATGCACAAAAAAGCGCATGACCCGTATTTGACGGAAAACCGTAAGGAGGTACTCATTGCGAGGGCTCTGCCTGTTTCTTCCCGGACGCTGGGCGCAAGCGGGGAATGCGATGTAGTGGAATTTCATCGGAGTGAAGATGGGGTGCATCTCCACGGGCATCGCGGGTTATACAGCATTTATCCCATTGAATATAAAAAGGGGAAACCTAAGATTTCAGAGGAGGATATTCTGCAGCTTGCTGCCCAGACAATCTGCCTGGAAGAAATGTTTTCCACGGTCATACCGGAAGCAGCTATTTTCTACGGTGAGACACGCCGACGTGAGCTCATAGAGATGACAGATGACCTGAGAGACAGGGTTCGTGATATGTTTCAGGAAATGCATCAGTACTATGAGCGGCGGTACACTCCGAAGGTCAGATGGAGTAAGAGCTGTAACGGCTGTTCCCTGAAAGACATCTGTCTGCCAAAGCTGGGAAAGACCATGCCGGTGGGAGCATATATAAAACAGGCACTGGAGGAAGAAAAATGA
- the cas1c gene encoding type I-C CRISPR-associated endonuclease Cas1c, which yields MKKLLNTLYVTSEDSYLSLDGENIVVLDKEREIGRLPLHNLEGIVSFGYRGTSPALMGACAERNISLCFVSPSGRFLARVTGRVKGNVVLRDKQYRTCMDEAASLEIAKNCITGKVHNARWVLERAVRDHGMQIDAEKVKRASLFLKDAALRIRTSESKDRLRGYEGEAASVYFGIFDEMILQQKKDFAFSGRNKRPPTDNVNAMLSFVYTLLTNNIAAALETVGLDPYVGVFHTERPGRVSLALDLIEELRPVLADRFVLSMVNKKIVQRGDFLKKENGAVLMKEDARRRFLTEWQNRKKETLTHPYLQEKVEWGMVPYVQAMLLARHLRGDLDAYPPFLWK from the coding sequence ATGAAAAAACTGCTGAACACCTTATATGTGACTTCAGAAGACAGTTATCTTTCACTGGACGGTGAAAATATTGTTGTGCTGGATAAGGAACGGGAGATAGGGCGCCTTCCCCTCCATAATCTGGAGGGGATCGTCTCGTTCGGTTACCGTGGAACCAGCCCGGCACTGATGGGAGCGTGTGCGGAGCGCAATATTTCTCTTTGCTTTGTGAGCCCCAGCGGCAGATTTCTGGCACGGGTAACGGGGAGAGTAAAGGGAAATGTAGTGTTGAGAGACAAGCAGTACCGAACGTGTATGGATGAGGCGGCGAGTCTGGAGATTGCAAAAAACTGTATTACTGGAAAGGTACACAATGCGAGGTGGGTGCTGGAGCGCGCTGTCCGGGATCACGGTATGCAGATTGATGCGGAGAAAGTAAAACGGGCCTCTCTTTTCCTTAAGGATGCTGCACTCAGAATCCGCACCAGCGAATCGAAGGACCGCCTGAGGGGCTATGAAGGAGAGGCCGCCAGCGTTTATTTCGGCATATTTGATGAAATGATTCTGCAGCAGAAGAAAGATTTTGCCTTTTCCGGAAGAAACAAGAGGCCGCCGACCGATAATGTAAATGCAATGCTGTCTTTTGTATACACGCTGCTGACAAATAATATTGCAGCCGCGCTGGAAACTGTCGGGCTGGATCCTTATGTGGGCGTCTTCCATACGGAGCGCCCCGGCCGGGTGTCCCTGGCTCTGGATTTGATAGAAGAGCTGCGTCCTGTACTGGCGGATCGTTTTGTTCTGTCTATGGTTAACAAAAAAATTGTTCAGCGGGGGGATTTCCTGAAAAAGGAAAATGGCGCTGTTCTGATGAAGGAGGATGCCAGAAGAAGGTTCCTCACAGAGTGGCAGAACCGGAAAAAGGAAACCCTGACACATCCGTATTTACAGGAAAAGGTTGAGTGGGGGATGGTTCCCTATGTTCAGGCAATGCTGCTTGCGAGACACCTGCGGGGCGATCTGGACGCATATCCGCCATTTTTGTGGAAGTGA